In a single window of the Micromonospora inositola genome:
- the pgsA gene encoding phosphatidylinositol phosphate synthase, translated as MAKIFQVTARAGMTRVVEPVARGLLRAGVSPNAVTVTGTLGVLVGALGLGARGHLVAGALIVTVFALTDLLDGTMARMSGGSTRFGAFLDSSMDRIADSAVFGAVAYWLATQGDHAGTAAALICLAAGGLVSYVKARAEGLGMTANVGVAERTERLLIVGVGGLLTGLGVPLALEIALWLLAAVSIFTVGQRMAHVYRQAQLVGRE; from the coding sequence ATGGCGAAGATCTTCCAAGTGACGGCCCGCGCGGGCATGACCCGCGTCGTGGAGCCGGTCGCGCGCGGCCTGCTCCGCGCCGGCGTGTCCCCCAACGCGGTCACCGTGACCGGCACCCTCGGCGTGCTCGTCGGCGCGCTCGGCCTCGGCGCCCGCGGGCACCTGGTCGCCGGGGCGCTGATCGTCACGGTCTTCGCGCTCACCGACCTGCTCGACGGGACGATGGCCCGGATGAGCGGCGGCTCCACCCGGTTCGGCGCGTTCCTCGATTCGAGCATGGACCGGATCGCCGACAGCGCCGTCTTCGGCGCGGTCGCGTACTGGCTGGCCACCCAGGGCGACCACGCCGGGACGGCCGCCGCGCTGATCTGCCTGGCCGCCGGCGGGCTGGTCTCCTACGTCAAGGCCCGCGCCGAGGGCCTCGGTATGACCGCCAACGTCGGCGTCGCCGAGCGCACCGAGCGGCTGCTGATCGTCGGGGTGGGCGGCCTGCTCACCGGCCTCGGCGTGCCGCTGGCCCTGGAGATCGCGCTCTGGCTGCTGGCCGCCGTCTCCATCTTCACGGTGGGGCAGCGGATGGCCCACGTGTACCGGCAGGCCCAGCTGGTCGGCCGGGAGTGA
- a CDS encoding helix-turn-helix transcriptional regulator, which yields MASAEFGRAVHRWRDRVSPEAAGLPAGGRRRAAGLRREELALLAGISVDYVTRLEQGRAAHPSAQVVEALARALRLSGTERAHLFRLAGLAPPGPETVPAHLTPSVQRLLDRLTGTPVAVYDASWTLLVANPPYAALMGDPSGWRGDQRNGVWRHFHGLGARVRHTPESLRGFEAALVADLRTAAGRYPADQRLRRLVEELRAHSARFAELWDSGAVGRHEAARKTIDHPQVGPLTLDCDVLTVAGSDLRMMIYTAEPGTEDAERLALLTVLGTQALAG from the coding sequence ATGGCGAGCGCGGAGTTCGGACGGGCGGTGCACCGCTGGCGGGACCGGGTATCGCCGGAGGCGGCCGGGCTGCCCGCCGGCGGGCGGCGGCGGGCGGCGGGACTGCGCCGTGAGGAGCTGGCCCTGCTGGCCGGGATCTCCGTCGACTACGTCACCCGCCTCGAACAGGGCCGCGCCGCCCACCCGTCGGCGCAGGTCGTCGAGGCCCTGGCCAGGGCCCTGCGGCTGTCGGGAACCGAGCGCGCACACCTGTTCCGGCTGGCCGGGCTGGCGCCGCCGGGACCGGAGACGGTACCCGCGCACCTCACGCCGAGCGTCCAACGACTGCTGGACAGACTGACCGGGACACCCGTCGCGGTCTACGACGCGTCCTGGACGCTGCTGGTGGCGAACCCGCCGTACGCGGCACTGATGGGGGATCCGTCCGGATGGCGTGGCGACCAGCGCAACGGCGTGTGGCGACATTTCCACGGCCTGGGGGCCCGGGTCCGGCACACGCCGGAGTCCCTGCGCGGGTTCGAGGCTGCCCTGGTCGCCGACCTGCGCACGGCCGCCGGCCGCTATCCGGCCGACCAGCGGCTACGGCGGTTGGTGGAGGAGCTGCGCGCGCACAGTGCGCGGTTCGCCGAACTGTGGGATTCCGGCGCCGTCGGCCGTCACGAGGCCGCGCGCAAGACCATCGACCATCCGCAGGTCGGCCCGCTGACGCTGGACTGCGACGTGCTCACCGTGGCGGGCAGCGACCTGCGCATGATGATCTACACGGCCGAGCCCGGCACCGAGGACGCCGAACGGCTCGCCCTGCTCACCGTGCTCGGCACCCAGGCACTCGCCGGATAG
- a CDS encoding phosphatidylinositol mannoside acyltransferase, translated as MNLTELGYVAGWRLVRALPRPVVAAAFRAGADRAHRRSGGGTARLRANLRRVVGPDLPEAELDALVRRGLRSYARYWMEAFRLPALSRRQILAGFRLDGQEKLAADVAAGRGAVVALPHAGNWDAAGAWVAATGWPITTVAERLRPEGVYERFLAFRQGLGMEILPTQGGDRPAFDVLVDRLRAGAVVPLLADRDLSARGIEVDFFGGRTRMPAGPALLALRTGAPLYVASLWYEPGAACASLEGPLEVPDPNSGPLDQRVRTLTQRIADGLAAGIARHPEDWHMLQRMWLDQGTATDGGTAAQPSAATRTS; from the coding sequence GTGAACCTCACCGAGCTCGGCTACGTCGCCGGCTGGCGCCTGGTCCGCGCGCTACCCCGGCCCGTGGTGGCCGCGGCCTTCCGGGCGGGCGCGGACCGCGCCCACCGTCGCAGCGGCGGCGGTACGGCCCGACTCCGCGCCAACCTGCGCCGGGTGGTCGGCCCCGACCTGCCCGAGGCGGAGCTGGACGCGCTGGTCCGGCGCGGTCTGCGGTCGTACGCCCGGTACTGGATGGAGGCCTTCCGGCTGCCCGCGCTGAGCCGCCGGCAGATCCTCGCCGGGTTCCGCCTCGACGGGCAGGAGAAGCTCGCCGCCGACGTGGCGGCCGGCCGCGGGGCGGTGGTGGCGCTGCCGCACGCCGGCAACTGGGACGCCGCCGGCGCCTGGGTCGCGGCCACCGGCTGGCCGATCACCACCGTCGCCGAGCGGCTCAGGCCGGAGGGCGTCTACGAGCGGTTCCTCGCCTTCCGGCAGGGCCTGGGCATGGAGATCCTGCCCACCCAGGGCGGCGACCGGCCGGCGTTCGACGTGCTGGTGGACCGGCTGCGGGCGGGGGCGGTGGTGCCGCTGCTGGCCGACCGGGACCTCTCCGCCCGGGGCATCGAGGTCGACTTCTTCGGCGGCCGGACCCGGATGCCGGCCGGACCGGCCCTGCTCGCGCTGCGCACCGGGGCGCCGCTCTACGTGGCTTCCCTGTGGTACGAGCCGGGCGCCGCGTGCGCCTCCCTCGAGGGGCCGCTGGAAGTGCCCGATCCGAACAGCGGGCCGCTGGACCAGCGGGTCCGGACGCTGACCCAACGGATTGCCGACGGTCTGGCGGCGGGCATCGCCCGGCATCCGGAAGACTGGCACATGTTGCAGCGGATGTGGCTGGACCAGGGCACGGCGACCGACGGCGGGACCGCGGCGCAGCCGTCGGCCGCCACCCGGACGAGCTGA
- the pdxT gene encoding pyridoxal 5'-phosphate synthase glutaminase subunit PdxT has product MGDQPKIGVLALQGDVREHVAALAGSGADARPVRRPAELDAVDGLVIPGGESTTISKLADIFEMREPIDKRIFGGMPVYGSCAGMIMLAGEVLDGRPDQRGFAGIEMTVRRNAFGRQVDSFEAPVAITGVEGEPFHAVFIRAPWVERVGEGVEVLGRVTDGPAADRIVAVRQGNLVATSFHPELTGDLRLHRWFVELVRAA; this is encoded by the coding sequence ATGGGTGACCAGCCGAAGATCGGTGTCCTCGCGCTGCAGGGGGACGTGCGCGAGCACGTCGCGGCCCTGGCCGGGTCCGGCGCCGACGCCCGCCCGGTGCGCCGTCCGGCGGAGCTGGACGCGGTCGACGGGCTGGTCATCCCCGGGGGCGAGTCCACCACCATCAGCAAGCTCGCGGACATCTTCGAGATGCGCGAGCCGATCGACAAGCGGATCTTCGGCGGCATGCCGGTCTACGGGTCCTGCGCCGGCATGATCATGCTGGCCGGCGAGGTCCTGGACGGCCGGCCCGACCAGCGCGGCTTCGCCGGGATCGAAATGACGGTACGGCGCAACGCGTTCGGCCGGCAGGTCGACTCGTTCGAAGCGCCGGTGGCGATCACCGGGGTCGAGGGCGAGCCGTTCCACGCCGTCTTCATCCGGGCCCCGTGGGTGGAACGGGTCGGCGAGGGCGTGGAGGTGCTGGGCCGGGTCACCGACGGGCCGGCCGCCGACCGGATCGTCGCGGTCCGGCAGGGCAACCTGGTGGCCACCTCGTTCCACCCGGAACTCACCGGTGACCTGCGGCTGCACCGCTGGTTCGTGGAGCTGGTCCGCGCCGCCTGA
- a CDS encoding elongation factor G-like protein EF-G2 — protein MAQKNQEKGVTGGAPVVTEPGRVRNVVLVGHSGAGKTTLVEALLAASGTIGRAGTVTDGTTVCDHDPAAVRQQRSVSLACAPLLHHDVKVNLLDTPGYGDFVGELRAGLRAADAALFVVSAVDGMDAATAALWEECAAVDMPRAVAVTRLDHPRADFDEAVALCQRVFGDNVLPLYLPMLGDDGESVVGLMGLITRRVFDYSAGLPAAVREPDPEHLPAIVESRNELIEGIIAESEDETLLERYLGGEEIDTEVLITDLEKAIARGHFYPVVPVCAETGVGLDALLDGLVSAFPSPLEHDLPAVTGVDGSPRPPLACDPAGPLVAEVVKTTVDRHVGRVSLVRVFSGTLRPDQVVHVSGHGMTERGHPDHDADERVGHIYSPLGAQLREVTACVAGDLCALTKSGSAETGDTISAKDEPLLVAPWEMPEPLLPVAIVAKSRADEDALARNLSRLVAGDPTLRLERNAETHQLVLWCMGEAHADVVLDRLRSGGVELETEPVRVALRETLSVAAKGHGRHVKQSGGHGQYAVCDIEVEPLPRGAGFEFVDKVVGGAVPHNYIPSVEKGVRAQMERGLVAGFPVVDLRVILFDGKAHSVDSSDAAFQTAGALALRDAAEKGQPALLEPVDEVTIRVPDSSVGAVLGDLSGRRGRVLGTEPDADAEGRTLVRAEVPAAELLRYAVELRSMTAGIGTFRREFARYDPLPAHLADQARKEHGTHP, from the coding sequence ATGGCGCAGAAAAATCAGGAGAAGGGGGTCACCGGCGGCGCGCCGGTGGTGACCGAGCCCGGCAGGGTTCGCAACGTGGTGCTCGTCGGGCACTCCGGCGCCGGCAAGACCACCCTGGTCGAGGCGCTGCTCGCGGCCAGCGGCACGATCGGCCGGGCCGGCACCGTCACCGACGGCACCACCGTGTGCGACCACGACCCCGCGGCGGTACGCCAGCAGCGCTCGGTGAGCCTGGCCTGCGCCCCGCTGCTGCACCACGACGTCAAGGTCAACCTCCTGGACACCCCCGGTTACGGGGACTTCGTCGGCGAGCTGCGGGCCGGGCTGCGGGCCGCCGACGCGGCGCTGTTCGTGGTCTCCGCGGTCGACGGGATGGACGCGGCCACCGCCGCCCTGTGGGAGGAGTGCGCCGCGGTGGACATGCCGCGGGCCGTCGCGGTGACCCGGCTGGACCACCCGCGCGCCGACTTCGACGAGGCGGTGGCGCTCTGCCAGCGGGTCTTCGGCGACAACGTGCTCCCGCTCTACCTGCCGATGCTCGGGGACGACGGGGAGTCGGTGGTCGGCCTGATGGGGCTGATCACCCGCCGGGTCTTCGACTACTCGGCCGGGCTGCCGGCGGCGGTGCGCGAGCCGGACCCGGAGCACCTGCCGGCGATCGTGGAGTCCCGCAACGAGCTGATCGAGGGGATCATCGCCGAAAGCGAGGACGAGACCCTGCTGGAGCGCTACCTCGGCGGCGAGGAGATCGACACCGAGGTGCTCATCACCGACCTGGAGAAGGCGATCGCCCGGGGCCACTTCTACCCGGTCGTGCCGGTCTGCGCGGAGACCGGGGTGGGCCTCGACGCGTTGCTCGACGGGCTGGTGTCGGCGTTTCCGTCCCCGCTGGAGCACGACCTGCCGGCGGTCACCGGGGTGGACGGCTCGCCCCGGCCGCCGCTGGCCTGCGACCCGGCCGGCCCGCTGGTCGCCGAGGTGGTCAAGACCACCGTCGACCGGCACGTCGGGCGGGTCTCCCTGGTCCGGGTCTTCTCCGGCACGCTCCGCCCCGACCAGGTGGTGCACGTCTCCGGGCACGGGATGACCGAGCGGGGGCACCCCGACCACGACGCCGACGAGCGGGTCGGGCACATCTACAGCCCGCTCGGCGCCCAGCTGCGCGAGGTGACCGCCTGCGTGGCCGGCGACCTGTGCGCGCTGACCAAGTCGGGCAGCGCGGAGACCGGCGACACCATCTCCGCCAAGGACGAGCCGCTGCTCGTCGCGCCGTGGGAGATGCCGGAGCCCCTGCTGCCGGTGGCGATCGTGGCGAAGAGCCGGGCCGACGAGGACGCCCTGGCGCGCAACCTGTCCCGGCTGGTCGCCGGCGACCCGACGCTGCGGCTGGAGCGCAACGCCGAGACCCACCAGCTGGTGCTCTGGTGCATGGGCGAGGCGCACGCCGACGTGGTGCTGGACCGGCTGCGCTCCGGCGGCGTCGAGCTGGAGACCGAGCCGGTACGGGTGGCGCTGCGCGAGACGCTGAGCGTGGCCGCGAAGGGGCACGGCCGGCACGTGAAGCAGTCCGGCGGGCACGGCCAGTACGCGGTCTGCGACATCGAGGTGGAGCCGCTGCCCCGGGGCGCCGGCTTCGAGTTCGTCGACAAGGTGGTCGGCGGGGCAGTCCCGCACAACTACATCCCGTCGGTGGAGAAGGGCGTCCGGGCGCAGATGGAGCGTGGCCTGGTCGCCGGCTTCCCGGTGGTGGACCTGCGGGTGATCCTCTTCGACGGCAAGGCGCACAGCGTCGACTCCTCCGACGCGGCGTTCCAGACCGCCGGCGCGCTCGCGCTGCGCGACGCGGCCGAGAAGGGGCAGCCGGCGTTGCTGGAGCCGGTCGACGAGGTGACCATCCGCGTTCCCGACTCCTCGGTCGGCGCGGTGCTGGGTGACCTCTCGGGCCGGCGCGGCCGGGTGCTCGGCACGGAGCCCGACGCGGACGCCGAGGGGCGCACGCTGGTCCGGGCCGAGGTGCCCGCGGCGGAGCTGCTGCGCTACGCCGTCGAGCTGCGCTCGATGACCGCCGGCATCGGCACCTTCCGCCGCGAGTTCGCCCGCTACGACCCGTTGCCGGCACACCTGGCCGACCAGGCCCGCAAGGAGCACGGCACCCACCCCTGA
- the pdxS gene encoding pyridoxal 5'-phosphate synthase lyase subunit PdxS, translating to MPDSTSPNANATPVVGTARVKRGMAEMLKGGVIMDVVTAEQAKIAEDAGAVAVMALERVPADIRAQGGVSRMSDPDMIDGIIEAVSIPVMAKVRIGHFVEAQILQSLGVDYIDESEVLTPADYANHIDKWAYTVPFVCGATNLGEALRRITEGAAMIRSKGEAGTGDVSNATTHMRKIRQEIRRLQSLPADELFVAAKELQAPYELVKEVAQTGKLPVVLFTAGGIATPADAAMMMQLGAEGVFVGSGIFKSGNPAQRAAAIVKATTFHDDPDVLAKVSRGLGEAMVGINVDEIPQPHRLAERGW from the coding sequence GTGCCCGACTCCACCTCCCCGAACGCCAACGCCACGCCCGTCGTCGGCACCGCCCGCGTCAAGCGAGGCATGGCCGAGATGCTCAAGGGCGGCGTGATCATGGACGTGGTCACCGCCGAGCAGGCCAAGATCGCCGAGGACGCCGGCGCGGTCGCCGTCATGGCGCTGGAGCGCGTGCCCGCGGACATCCGCGCGCAGGGCGGCGTCTCCCGGATGAGCGACCCAGACATGATCGACGGCATCATCGAGGCCGTCTCGATCCCGGTGATGGCCAAGGTCCGCATCGGCCACTTCGTCGAGGCGCAGATCCTCCAGTCGCTCGGCGTCGACTACATCGACGAGTCCGAGGTGCTGACCCCGGCCGACTACGCCAACCACATCGACAAGTGGGCCTACACCGTCCCCTTCGTCTGCGGCGCGACCAACCTCGGCGAGGCGCTGCGCCGGATCACCGAGGGCGCGGCGATGATCCGCTCCAAGGGCGAGGCGGGCACCGGTGACGTCTCCAACGCCACCACCCACATGCGCAAGATCCGTCAGGAGATCCGCCGGCTGCAGTCGCTGCCCGCCGACGAGCTGTTCGTCGCCGCCAAGGAGCTGCAGGCGCCGTACGAGCTGGTCAAGGAGGTCGCCCAGACCGGCAAGCTGCCGGTGGTGCTGTTCACCGCGGGCGGCATCGCCACCCCGGCCGACGCCGCCATGATGATGCAGCTCGGCGCCGAGGGCGTCTTCGTCGGGTCCGGCATCTTCAAGTCGGGCAACCCGGCCCAGCGCGCCGCCGCGATCGTCAAGGCGACCACCTTCCACGACGACCCGGACGTGCTGGCCAAGGTCTCCCGCGGCCTGGGTGAGGCGATGGTCGGCATCAACGTCGACGAGATCCCGCAGCCGCACCGCCTGGCCGAGCGCGGTTGGTGA
- a CDS encoding YebC/PmpR family DNA-binding transcriptional regulator translates to MSGHSKWATTKHKKAVIDAKRGKVFAKLIKNVEVAARTGGGDPAGNPTLYDAIQKAKKNSVPNDNIDRAVKRGSGLEAGGADWQTIMYEGYGPNGVAMLIECLTDNRNRAATEVRTALTRNGGSLADAGSVSYMFSRKGVVIVPKTGTTEDDVMMAVLDAGAEEVNDLGEAYEVVSEPTDLIAVRTALQDAGIEYESAESSLIPSVNVPLDEDGARKVFKLIDVLEDCDDVQNVYANFDVSDDVMAAVDA, encoded by the coding sequence ATGTCCGGCCACTCAAAGTGGGCGACCACCAAGCACAAGAAGGCCGTCATCGACGCCAAGCGCGGCAAGGTGTTCGCCAAGCTGATCAAGAACGTCGAGGTCGCGGCCCGGACCGGCGGCGGCGATCCCGCCGGCAACCCGACGCTGTACGACGCCATCCAGAAGGCGAAGAAGAACTCGGTACCGAACGACAACATCGACCGCGCGGTCAAGCGCGGCTCCGGCCTGGAGGCCGGCGGCGCCGACTGGCAGACCATCATGTACGAGGGCTACGGCCCGAACGGCGTGGCGATGCTGATCGAGTGCCTCACCGACAACCGCAACCGCGCGGCCACCGAGGTGCGCACCGCGCTGACCCGCAACGGCGGCTCGCTCGCCGACGCCGGCTCGGTGTCGTACATGTTCTCCCGCAAGGGCGTGGTGATCGTGCCCAAGACCGGCACGACGGAGGACGACGTGATGATGGCGGTTCTCGACGCCGGCGCCGAGGAGGTCAACGACCTCGGTGAGGCGTACGAGGTGGTCTCCGAGCCGACCGACCTGATCGCGGTCCGCACCGCGCTGCAGGACGCCGGCATCGAGTACGAGTCGGCCGAGTCCTCCCTGATTCCCAGCGTCAACGTGCCGCTGGACGAGGACGGCGCGCGCAAGGTCTTCAAGCTGATCGACGTGCTGGAGGATTGCGACGACGTGCAGAACGTGTACGCGAACTTCGACGTCTCCGACGACGTGATGGCGGCCGTCGACGCCTGA
- a CDS encoding SDR family NAD(P)-dependent oxidoreductase produces MTTALITGANKGLGFETARRLIAAGHTVYVGSRDAERGRRAAEQLGARLVVIDVTDDASVAAAARTVEADGGLDVLINNAGIEERAPDGAVIGPAEVTADMMRQVFETNVFGVVRVTNAFLPLLQRSAAPVVVNLSSGLASMARVTAGTPTHAYPGVAYPASKIAVNMITVQYAKAFPNMRINAVEPGFTATDLNRRTGTQTVEEGAEIIVRMAQVGPDGPTGGYFDAEGTLPW; encoded by the coding sequence ATGACCACAGCACTGATCACCGGAGCGAACAAGGGACTCGGGTTCGAGACCGCCCGCCGGCTCATCGCCGCAGGTCACACCGTCTACGTCGGCAGCCGGGACGCTGAACGGGGGCGCCGGGCCGCCGAGCAGCTGGGCGCCCGGCTGGTTGTCATCGACGTCACCGACGACGCGTCCGTCGCGGCCGCGGCGAGGACCGTCGAGGCCGACGGTGGGCTGGACGTGCTGATCAACAACGCCGGCATCGAAGAGCGCGCGCCGGATGGCGCGGTGATCGGCCCGGCCGAGGTGACCGCCGACATGATGCGGCAGGTGTTCGAGACGAACGTCTTCGGCGTGGTACGCGTCACCAACGCGTTCCTGCCGCTGCTGCAGCGGTCCGCCGCCCCGGTCGTGGTGAACCTCAGCAGCGGCCTGGCCTCGATGGCCCGGGTCACCGCGGGCACGCCGACGCACGCGTACCCGGGCGTCGCCTATCCGGCGTCGAAGATCGCGGTCAACATGATCACCGTGCAGTACGCGAAGGCCTTCCCGAACATGCGGATCAACGCGGTGGAGCCCGGTTTCACCGCGACGGACCTGAACCGGCGCACGGGCACCCAGACCGTCGAGGAGGGCGCCGAGATCATCGTCCGGATGGCGCAGGTGGGCCCCGACGGCCCGACCGGCGGCTACTTCGACGCCGAAGGCACCCTCCCCTGGTAG
- a CDS encoding permease prefix domain 1-containing protein, translating into MSSLTDRYLAATLRAVPAPRRAEIASELRAAIEDMIDDRTGAGQGAEAAEREVLTELGQPERLAARYADRRLQLIGPTYYLVWQRLLRLMLATVPGTVGVVVGVLEATVGDDPGRAVGVGISSAFQTAVQIAFWVTLGFAVLERTDTSLNLPEWSVDQLPEGPAERDVRLTDTCASVAMLLLTLAFLPWQHFQPWVSDTDGDRIPLLDPALWSSWLPFLAAVLVASLVLEVAKYRAGRWTWPLVAVNAALDLAFAVPVIVLLLTDRLLNPELVRRFEWLRTDGHLDTVARVTVVVVAAITVWDVADSIVKARRHHA; encoded by the coding sequence ATGAGTTCCCTGACCGACCGCTACCTAGCCGCCACCCTGCGGGCGGTGCCGGCGCCCCGCCGCGCCGAGATCGCCTCCGAGCTGCGCGCCGCCATCGAGGACATGATCGACGACCGGACCGGCGCCGGGCAGGGCGCCGAGGCCGCCGAACGCGAGGTGCTCACCGAGCTGGGCCAGCCGGAGCGGCTTGCCGCCCGGTACGCCGACCGTCGGCTCCAGCTCATCGGCCCCACCTACTACCTGGTCTGGCAGCGGTTGCTGCGGCTGATGCTGGCTACCGTGCCCGGCACCGTCGGAGTCGTGGTGGGCGTGCTCGAGGCGACCGTCGGCGACGACCCCGGCAGGGCGGTCGGCGTGGGCATCAGCAGTGCGTTCCAGACGGCGGTGCAGATCGCCTTCTGGGTCACCTTGGGCTTCGCGGTCCTGGAACGGACCGACACCTCGCTGAACCTGCCCGAGTGGAGCGTCGACCAACTCCCGGAGGGTCCGGCGGAGCGAGACGTCCGGCTCACCGACACCTGCGCGTCGGTGGCGATGCTGCTGCTCACCCTCGCCTTCCTGCCCTGGCAGCACTTCCAGCCCTGGGTTTCCGACACCGACGGCGACCGCATCCCGCTCCTCGACCCGGCGCTCTGGAGCTCGTGGCTGCCGTTCCTCGCGGCCGTGCTCGTGGCCAGCCTGGTGCTGGAGGTCGCCAAGTACCGCGCCGGGCGGTGGACCTGGCCGCTCGTAGCGGTGAACGCCGCCCTCGACCTGGCGTTCGCGGTGCCGGTCATCGTCCTGCTGCTCACCGACCGGCTGCTCAACCCGGAGCTGGTGCGGCGGTTCGAGTGGCTGCGCACGGACGGACACCTCGACACCGTCGCCCGGGTCACGGTCGTGGTGGTCGCCGCGATCACGGTCTGGGACGTCGCCGACAGCATCGTGAAGGCCCGGCGCCACCACGCCTGA
- a CDS encoding PadR family transcriptional regulator has protein sequence MVSEEILRTHLQELRRGTAVVASLVALRRPDYGYALLQRLAAHGFPVDANTLYPLLRRLEEQGLLTSEWNTEESRPRKFYRISDEGETVLARLLDDLAAVQTSVAGLIEGDDR, from the coding sequence ATGGTGAGCGAGGAGATCCTGCGGACCCATCTCCAGGAGTTGCGCCGCGGCACGGCGGTGGTGGCGAGCCTGGTCGCCCTGCGCCGCCCCGACTACGGCTACGCGCTGCTGCAACGCCTCGCGGCGCACGGCTTCCCGGTCGACGCCAACACGCTCTATCCCCTGCTCCGGCGGCTGGAGGAGCAGGGGCTGCTGACCAGCGAGTGGAACACCGAGGAGAGCCGGCCGCGCAAGTTCTACCGCATCAGTGACGAGGGTGAGACGGTGCTGGCCCGCCTCCTCGACGACCTCGCCGCCGTGCAGACCTCCGTCGCCGGGCTGATCGAAGGAGACGACCGATGA
- a CDS encoding glycosyltransferase family 4 protein, translating to MRIGIVCPYSFDVPGGVQNHVMDLAEALIGLGHEVSVFAPADEDSPLPPYVVSAGRAVPLPYNGSVARIAFGPVSTARVRRWITRGDFDVLHVHEPLTPSLSMLAVLCARGPVVATFHTAMTRSRVLSAAQGVLQILLERITARIAVSALARKVQVEHMDGGAVEIPNGVTVAKFAGVAPLPGWPGGCGPGTGGTLGFLGRFTEPRKGFPILRDAFVALAPHRPGLRLLVAGPGDPDDLYDQFPAELRDRVTFLGLVSEADKARMLRSVHLYVAPNTGGESFGMILTEALAAGTTVVASDLDAFRRVLDGGRAGRLFPTGDPAALRVGLAALLDDADQRAALTACGDQVVANFDWPVVARRVLEVYAAAIEATDGRVIDQEWVGMG from the coding sequence ATGCGCATCGGCATCGTGTGCCCGTACTCCTTCGACGTCCCCGGCGGGGTGCAGAACCACGTCATGGACCTGGCCGAGGCGTTGATCGGGCTGGGGCACGAGGTGAGCGTCTTCGCCCCGGCCGACGAGGACTCGCCGCTGCCGCCGTACGTGGTGTCGGCGGGGCGGGCGGTGCCGCTGCCGTACAACGGGTCGGTGGCCCGGATCGCGTTCGGGCCGGTCTCCACCGCCCGGGTGCGGCGCTGGATCACCCGGGGCGACTTCGACGTGCTGCATGTGCACGAGCCGCTGACGCCCAGCCTGTCCATGCTCGCCGTGCTCTGCGCCCGCGGTCCGGTGGTGGCCACCTTCCACACCGCGATGACCCGGTCCCGGGTGCTCTCCGCCGCGCAGGGCGTGCTGCAGATCCTGCTGGAGCGGATCACCGCCCGGATCGCGGTCAGCGCCCTCGCCCGCAAGGTGCAGGTCGAGCACATGGACGGCGGCGCGGTGGAGATCCCGAACGGGGTGACGGTGGCCAAGTTCGCCGGGGTCGCGCCGCTGCCCGGCTGGCCGGGGGGGTGCGGGCCGGGCACCGGCGGCACGCTCGGCTTCCTGGGCCGGTTCACCGAGCCCCGCAAGGGCTTCCCGATCCTCCGGGACGCGTTCGTCGCGCTCGCGCCGCACCGGCCCGGGCTGCGGCTGCTGGTCGCCGGCCCCGGCGACCCGGACGACCTGTACGACCAGTTCCCCGCCGAACTGCGCGACCGGGTCACCTTCCTCGGCCTGGTCTCCGAGGCGGACAAGGCACGCATGCTGCGCAGCGTGCACCTGTACGTCGCACCGAACACCGGCGGGGAATCCTTCGGGATGATCCTCACCGAGGCACTCGCCGCCGGCACCACGGTGGTCGCCAGCGACCTGGACGCGTTCCGCCGGGTGCTCGATGGCGGGCGGGCCGGCCGGCTGTTTCCGACCGGTGACCCGGCCGCGCTGCGTGTCGGGCTCGCCGCGCTGCTCGACGACGCCGACCAGCGGGCGGCGCTGACCGCCTGCGGCGACCAGGTGGTGGCGAATTTCGACTGGCCGGTGGTTGCCCGCCGCGTTCTGGAGGTATACGCAGCGGCGATCGAAGCCACCGACGGTCGGGTCATCGACCAGGAATGGGTGGGGATGGGCTGA